Proteins encoded by one window of Bacillus rossius redtenbacheri isolate Brsri chromosome 3, Brsri_v3, whole genome shotgun sequence:
- the LOC134531064 gene encoding uncharacterized protein LOC134531064 isoform X1, whose translation MAPQKFVNGRPYRKTKNNKKARIKKKFHAERKLKIYISQQCEGSDSKLCAPTASTSECVQLTVSTASTSGECEMYQECADKRADIILQDLPSSPTNSINSSGVDYNPALDWVGVEIDDDEFPPLIVENDTTKRSLDSVIQGRRIVNPSFLLPQLEAVGKHSLSCTTGCLRLRNESRRGLHCVWEYYCEVCGKIQYVTTDEKTVQNKPEINTLLVWGTLSSGLGFTQIQEVMGVLDVPVMSSSCFRQNEKEIGKVWEEHLALKMKMAGEEERKIAIQKGHIVDGVPYITVIGDGGWAKRSYGHGYNSASGVGVLIGAATKKVLFLSIKNAFCSVCARAKKDQTEIQQHECFKNYCGPSTGMEQCAIVEGFTHSIQQHGVMYKYYIGDGDSSTFCRIQEGVSYGRQTVKIECANHVTRAFSENVHKLAANTSYPLHVRRVLKDKINGVTCIDRMVIGVRAAIKESGTDFSQASVERLRKDLLNNPYHALGKHSNCREAFCKKKEEEDKVGKVEEGGVLQQVFKCIDNVVRKADRVAFNETTNEAERYMALVAKFTGGKRVNYTLQGSYHRRCHGAGLAHTLGASWHLSPWKRMSGRSPGKVFKNMCISRKKKEIARCLRLSAEANAKVYKKKKRGGDADREYGPDAAQPDIDEHTLERKKLDVLANLKSDVETSEQKETLERDTIGQHINSKWREHRMNRLTASMFGSVMCRREKTSCHNLVKSFLYRKDLHTPAIQYGRLNESVAINLYEQQQSAEVQKCGLFVDSEHPYLGASPDGLVGTDKLLEVKCLYSLKDKVLEEAVTLKGKKLCIESVNGQLQLRRNHSYYFQIQGQLNICDREYCDFVVYAGGKIIVECIVRDKILWQEKMLPKLSQFYMDCILPEIADPRIPRGLPVREPLYITEAQTRHYKKKINSK comes from the exons tGCTGACATCATTCTCCAAGACCTGCCTTCATCGCCTACGAATTCTATTAATAGTAGTGGCGTTGATTATAATCCAGCCTTAGATTGGGTTGGCGTGGAAATAGACGACGATGAGTTTCCGCCACTAATTGTTGAAAATGATACCACAAAAAGAAGTTTAGACTCTGTTATTCAAGGACGTCGGATTGTCAATCCAAGCTTTCTTCTTCCTCAACTTGAAGCAGTGGGAAAACATTCCCTTTCATGTACAACTGGGTGTCTCCGGTTGCGAAATGAATCGAGGAGAGGCCTTCACTGTGTGTGGGAATATTACTGCGAAGTATGTGGGAAAATCCAATACGTCACGACAGATGAAAAAACAGTACAGAACAAACCTGAAATAAATACGCTCTTGGTTTGGGGAACGTTATCATCTGGTTTAGGATTTACTCAAATTCAAGAGGTTATGGGTGTGTTGGACGTGCCAGTTATGTCTTCCTCTTGTTTTAGGcaaaatgaaaaagaaattgGAAAG GTGTGGGAGGAGCACTTGGCACTAAAAATGAAAATGGCTGGAgaggaagaaagaaaaatagcTATACAAAAAGGTCATATTGTAGATGGTGTACCATACATAACAGTTATTGGAGATGGCGGTTGGGCAAAGAGGAGCTATGGCCATGGCTACAATTCTGCTTCTGGTGTG GGTGTTTTGATTGGCGCTGCTACTAAAAaggttttgtttctttccatCAAAAATGCATTCTGTTCTGTATGTGCCAGAGCCAAAAAAGACCAAACTGAAATCCAACAGCATGAATGCTTTAAGAATTATTGTGGCCCTTCAACTGGCATGGAGCAGTGCGCCATAGTTGAAGGTTTCACACACAGTATACAGCAACATGGCGTTATGTACAAGTACTACATAGGGGATGGTGACTCCAGTACTTTTTGTAGGATACAGGAAGGAGTTTCCTATGGAAGGCAAACTGTCAAAATAGAATGTGCTAACCATGTAACACGTGCATTCAGCGAGAACGTACATAAGCTTGCTGCAAACACATCATATCCACTCCATGTACGTAGAGTTTTGAAAGACAAAATTAATGGCGTGACATGCATTGATCGTATGGTGATTGGCGTGAGGGCTGCAATAAAAGAATCAGGTACGGACTTCAGCCAAGCTTCTGTTGAACGACTGCGTAAAGACTTGCTCAACAACCCTTACCACGCCTTGGGAAAACACAGCAACTGCCGTGAAGCATTCTGCAAGAAGAAAGAGGAAGAAGACAAAGTAGGAAAGGTTGAGGAAGGAGGAGTCTTGCAGCAAGTTTTTAAATGCATCGATAATGTCGTTAGGAAGGCTGATCGAGTTGCATTCAACGAAACTACAAATGAAGCTGAAAG ATATATGGCTTTAGTAGCTAAATTCACTGGAGGGAAACGTGTTAACTACACTCTGCAGGGGTCTTATCACAGACGTTGCCATGGCGCTGGCCTGGCGCACACCCTTGGAGCCAGTTGGCATCTCAGTCCTTGGAAGCGCATGTCAGGGAGAAGCCCAGGGAAGGTGTTCAAGAACATGTGCATctcaagaaagaaaaaagaaattgcTCGTTGCCTGCGTCTATCAGCAGAAGCAAATGcgaaagtttacaaaaaaaagaaaCGCGGAGGTGATGCTGACCGAGAATATGGACCGGATGCTGCTCAGCCTGACATTGATGAACATACACTGGAGAGAAAAAAGTTAGATGTATTGGCAAACTTGAAATCTGATGTGGAAACTTCCGAACAAAAGGAAACTCTAGAACGCGATACAATTGGACAACACATTAACAGCAAGTGGCGCGAACATCGAATGAACCGCCTCACTGCATCTATGTTTGGTTCGGTAATGTGCAGGCGTGAGAAGACATCGTGTCATAATTTAGTGAAATCCTTTTTGTACAGAAAAGATCTTCACACACCTGCAATTCAGTATGGGAGGTTAAACGAATCGGTAGCAATTAACCTTTACGAGCAACAGCAAAGTGCCGAGGTTCAGAAATGTGGTCTGTTCGTGGATAGTGAGCATCCATACCTCGGTGCCAGCCCAGACGGGCTTGTAGGAACGGATAAGTTGCTGGAAGTTAAATGTTTGTATTCACTCAAAGATAAGGTTTTGGAAGAAGCAGTGactttgaaggggaaaaaattgtGCATTGAGAGTGTAAATGGGCAGCTGCAATTGCGAAGAAATCATAGCTATTATTTCCAAATTCAAGGTCAGTTGAATATTTGTGATAGGGAGTATTGTGACTTTGTTGTATATGCGGGAGGAAAAATAATAGTAGAATGTATTGTCAGGGACAAAATTCTTTGGCAAGAAAAAATGCTGCCAAAATTATCTCAGTTTTACATGGACTGCATTCTGCCGGAAATCGCTGACCCCCGTATTCCTCGCGGTTTGCCGGTTCGTGAACCATTGTACATAACTGAAGCACAAACGCGACACTATAAAAAGAAAATCAATTCAAAATAA
- the LOC134531064 gene encoding uncharacterized protein LOC134531064 isoform X2: MGVLDVPVMSSSCFRQNEKEIGKVWEEHLALKMKMAGEEERKIAIQKGHIVDGVPYITVIGDGGWAKRSYGHGYNSASGVGVLIGAATKKVLFLSIKNAFCSVCARAKKDQTEIQQHECFKNYCGPSTGMEQCAIVEGFTHSIQQHGVMYKYYIGDGDSSTFCRIQEGVSYGRQTVKIECANHVTRAFSENVHKLAANTSYPLHVRRVLKDKINGVTCIDRMVIGVRAAIKESGTDFSQASVERLRKDLLNNPYHALGKHSNCREAFCKKKEEEDKVGKVEEGGVLQQVFKCIDNVVRKADRVAFNETTNEAERYMALVAKFTGGKRVNYTLQGSYHRRCHGAGLAHTLGASWHLSPWKRMSGRSPGKVFKNMCISRKKKEIARCLRLSAEANAKVYKKKKRGGDADREYGPDAAQPDIDEHTLERKKLDVLANLKSDVETSEQKETLERDTIGQHINSKWREHRMNRLTASMFGSVMCRREKTSCHNLVKSFLYRKDLHTPAIQYGRLNESVAINLYEQQQSAEVQKCGLFVDSEHPYLGASPDGLVGTDKLLEVKCLYSLKDKVLEEAVTLKGKKLCIESVNGQLQLRRNHSYYFQIQGQLNICDREYCDFVVYAGGKIIVECIVRDKILWQEKMLPKLSQFYMDCILPEIADPRIPRGLPVREPLYITEAQTRHYKKKINSK, translated from the exons ATGGGTGTGTTGGACGTGCCAGTTATGTCTTCCTCTTGTTTTAGGcaaaatgaaaaagaaattgGAAAG GTGTGGGAGGAGCACTTGGCACTAAAAATGAAAATGGCTGGAgaggaagaaagaaaaatagcTATACAAAAAGGTCATATTGTAGATGGTGTACCATACATAACAGTTATTGGAGATGGCGGTTGGGCAAAGAGGAGCTATGGCCATGGCTACAATTCTGCTTCTGGTGTG GGTGTTTTGATTGGCGCTGCTACTAAAAaggttttgtttctttccatCAAAAATGCATTCTGTTCTGTATGTGCCAGAGCCAAAAAAGACCAAACTGAAATCCAACAGCATGAATGCTTTAAGAATTATTGTGGCCCTTCAACTGGCATGGAGCAGTGCGCCATAGTTGAAGGTTTCACACACAGTATACAGCAACATGGCGTTATGTACAAGTACTACATAGGGGATGGTGACTCCAGTACTTTTTGTAGGATACAGGAAGGAGTTTCCTATGGAAGGCAAACTGTCAAAATAGAATGTGCTAACCATGTAACACGTGCATTCAGCGAGAACGTACATAAGCTTGCTGCAAACACATCATATCCACTCCATGTACGTAGAGTTTTGAAAGACAAAATTAATGGCGTGACATGCATTGATCGTATGGTGATTGGCGTGAGGGCTGCAATAAAAGAATCAGGTACGGACTTCAGCCAAGCTTCTGTTGAACGACTGCGTAAAGACTTGCTCAACAACCCTTACCACGCCTTGGGAAAACACAGCAACTGCCGTGAAGCATTCTGCAAGAAGAAAGAGGAAGAAGACAAAGTAGGAAAGGTTGAGGAAGGAGGAGTCTTGCAGCAAGTTTTTAAATGCATCGATAATGTCGTTAGGAAGGCTGATCGAGTTGCATTCAACGAAACTACAAATGAAGCTGAAAG ATATATGGCTTTAGTAGCTAAATTCACTGGAGGGAAACGTGTTAACTACACTCTGCAGGGGTCTTATCACAGACGTTGCCATGGCGCTGGCCTGGCGCACACCCTTGGAGCCAGTTGGCATCTCAGTCCTTGGAAGCGCATGTCAGGGAGAAGCCCAGGGAAGGTGTTCAAGAACATGTGCATctcaagaaagaaaaaagaaattgcTCGTTGCCTGCGTCTATCAGCAGAAGCAAATGcgaaagtttacaaaaaaaagaaaCGCGGAGGTGATGCTGACCGAGAATATGGACCGGATGCTGCTCAGCCTGACATTGATGAACATACACTGGAGAGAAAAAAGTTAGATGTATTGGCAAACTTGAAATCTGATGTGGAAACTTCCGAACAAAAGGAAACTCTAGAACGCGATACAATTGGACAACACATTAACAGCAAGTGGCGCGAACATCGAATGAACCGCCTCACTGCATCTATGTTTGGTTCGGTAATGTGCAGGCGTGAGAAGACATCGTGTCATAATTTAGTGAAATCCTTTTTGTACAGAAAAGATCTTCACACACCTGCAATTCAGTATGGGAGGTTAAACGAATCGGTAGCAATTAACCTTTACGAGCAACAGCAAAGTGCCGAGGTTCAGAAATGTGGTCTGTTCGTGGATAGTGAGCATCCATACCTCGGTGCCAGCCCAGACGGGCTTGTAGGAACGGATAAGTTGCTGGAAGTTAAATGTTTGTATTCACTCAAAGATAAGGTTTTGGAAGAAGCAGTGactttgaaggggaaaaaattgtGCATTGAGAGTGTAAATGGGCAGCTGCAATTGCGAAGAAATCATAGCTATTATTTCCAAATTCAAGGTCAGTTGAATATTTGTGATAGGGAGTATTGTGACTTTGTTGTATATGCGGGAGGAAAAATAATAGTAGAATGTATTGTCAGGGACAAAATTCTTTGGCAAGAAAAAATGCTGCCAAAATTATCTCAGTTTTACATGGACTGCATTCTGCCGGAAATCGCTGACCCCCGTATTCCTCGCGGTTTGCCGGTTCGTGAACCATTGTACATAACTGAAGCACAAACGCGACACTATAAAAAGAAAATCAATTCAAAATAA